One window of Flexivirga oryzae genomic DNA carries:
- a CDS encoding SRPBCC family protein: protein MNRHFRFASRHQLAAPRDAVFDVLVDAERWPTWWPQIRSVIPYDDTHGRAEIRSVLPFTLRIELTSEIADRESGVLRASLTGDLVGWSEFVIHAAGQGTALEYSQEVDLRLSGQLGRVACSAPARPLLIANHALMIRRGMHGLQRAAAG, encoded by the coding sequence ATGAACCGACACTTCCGCTTCGCCAGCAGGCACCAATTGGCCGCGCCCCGGGACGCGGTCTTCGACGTGCTCGTCGACGCCGAGCGCTGGCCGACGTGGTGGCCGCAGATCCGGTCCGTCATCCCGTATGACGACACCCACGGGCGCGCCGAGATCCGCAGCGTCCTGCCGTTCACGCTGCGCATCGAGCTCACCTCCGAGATCGCGGACCGTGAATCCGGTGTGCTGCGAGCCAGTTTGACTGGTGACCTGGTCGGGTGGTCCGAGTTCGTCATACACGCGGCTGGGCAGGGGACTGCGCTGGAGTACTCGCAGGAGGTCGACCTGCGGTTGTCCGGCCAGCTCGGCCGGGTCGCGTGCTCGGCTCCGGCCCGACCGTTGCTCATCGCCAACCACGCGCTGATGATCCGCCGCGGCATGCACGGGCTGCAGCGGGCGGCCGCCGGTTAG